A region of Streptomyces cinnamoneus DNA encodes the following proteins:
- a CDS encoding ABC transporter ATP-binding protein: protein MTTTEKTANVPEPRAGDADGTPLLEVRDLHVEFHTRDGVAKAVNGVNYSVNAGETLAVLGESGSGKSVTAQAVMGILDMPPGKIPQGEILFRGQDMLKMSAEERRKIRGSKIAMIFQDALSSLNPVLSVGYQLGEMFRVHQGLSKKEAKAKAIELMDRVRIPAAKERVGDYPHQFSGGMRQRIMIAMALALEPDLIIADEPTTALDVTVQAQVMDLLAELQREYNMGLILITHDLGVVADVADKIAVMYAGRIVETAPVHELYKRPAHPYTRGLLDSIPRLDQKGQELYAIKGLPPNLLRIPTGCAFNPRCPKAQDICRTETPALLDVTERDGAALPGRRSACHFWKETIHG from the coding sequence GTGACCACAACTGAGAAGACCGCGAACGTCCCCGAGCCCAGGGCCGGGGACGCGGACGGCACCCCCCTGCTGGAAGTCCGCGACCTGCACGTGGAGTTCCACACCCGGGACGGCGTGGCCAAGGCCGTCAACGGCGTCAACTACTCCGTCAACGCCGGTGAGACGCTGGCCGTGCTCGGCGAGTCCGGTTCCGGCAAGTCGGTGACCGCGCAGGCCGTCATGGGCATCCTCGACATGCCGCCGGGCAAGATCCCGCAGGGCGAGATCCTCTTCCGCGGCCAGGACATGCTGAAGATGTCCGCCGAGGAGCGCCGCAAGATCCGTGGCAGCAAGATCGCCATGATCTTCCAGGACGCGCTGTCCTCGCTGAACCCCGTGCTGAGCGTGGGCTACCAGCTCGGCGAGATGTTCCGCGTGCACCAGGGCCTCTCCAAGAAGGAGGCCAAGGCCAAGGCCATCGAGCTGATGGACCGGGTCCGCATCCCGGCCGCCAAGGAGCGTGTGGGGGACTACCCCCACCAGTTCTCCGGCGGCATGCGGCAGCGCATCATGATCGCCATGGCGCTGGCGCTGGAGCCGGACCTGATCATCGCGGACGAGCCGACGACGGCGCTGGACGTCACCGTCCAGGCCCAGGTGATGGACCTGCTCGCGGAGCTCCAGCGCGAGTACAACATGGGCCTGATCCTCATCACCCACGACCTGGGTGTGGTCGCCGACGTCGCCGACAAGATCGCGGTGATGTACGCGGGCCGGATCGTGGAGACGGCGCCGGTGCACGAGCTGTACAAGCGCCCCGCCCACCCGTACACCCGGGGTCTGCTGGACTCGATCCCGCGCCTGGACCAGAAGGGCCAGGAGCTCTACGCGATCAAGGGCCTGCCGCCCAACCTCCTGCGCATCCCCACCGGCTGCGCGTTCAACCCGCGCTGCCCCAAGGCGCAGGACATCTGCCGCACCGAGACGCCGGCCCTGCTGGACGTCACGGAGCGGGACGGCGCGGCGCTGCCCGGTCGACGGAGCGCCTGCCACTTCTGGAAGGAGACGATCCATGGCTGA
- a CDS encoding helix-turn-helix domain-containing protein, with the protein MDFRTELAAFLRSRRARLRPEDVGVRPFSGRRRVPGLRREELAELAGVSVDYYIRLEQGRSQNVSDSVLDAVAGALRLDAAERAHLGHLTRALRDSPAQALAPQPVRAGIQVLLGALDEVPAYVLGRRLDILASNRLARVLFGDFDALPAERRNVAWLHFLDPGARERYPDWEQTARDTVAALRMDLGRYPCDDRLCGLLGELSVRSDDFSRLWAEHHVRENSHGIQRIRHPATGELPLLRETLHLPDEPDQALVMYVAEPGSRAQTALGALAGRGLVGGGPGGYGPLSRN; encoded by the coding sequence ATGGACTTTCGCACCGAACTCGCCGCATTCCTTCGGTCCCGGCGCGCCCGCCTGCGCCCGGAGGACGTCGGCGTACGTCCGTTCAGCGGACGGCGGCGCGTGCCCGGTCTGCGCCGGGAAGAGCTGGCGGAGTTGGCGGGAGTCAGCGTCGACTACTACATACGGCTGGAGCAGGGCCGGTCCCAGAACGTCTCCGACAGCGTCCTCGACGCGGTCGCCGGGGCGTTGCGGCTCGATGCCGCCGAGCGCGCGCACCTGGGCCACCTGACACGTGCCCTGCGCGACTCGCCCGCACAGGCTCTCGCCCCGCAGCCGGTCCGCGCGGGCATCCAGGTGCTGCTGGGGGCGCTCGACGAGGTGCCCGCCTACGTCCTCGGCCGGCGCCTCGACATCCTGGCCTCCAACCGCCTGGCCCGTGTGCTGTTCGGCGACTTCGACGCCCTGCCCGCCGAGCGGCGCAATGTGGCCTGGCTTCACTTCCTCGACCCGGGTGCCCGAGAGCGGTACCCGGACTGGGAGCAGACGGCCCGCGACACCGTGGCCGCGCTGCGCATGGACCTGGGCCGCTATCCCTGCGATGACCGGCTGTGCGGCCTCCTGGGTGAACTCTCCGTCCGCAGCGACGACTTCAGCCGCCTGTGGGCCGAACACCATGTACGGGAGAACTCCCACGGCATCCAGCGGATACGCCACCCCGCGACCGGCGAGCTGCCCCTGCTCCGCGAGACACTCCACCTGCCCGACGAGCCGGACCAGGCCCTGGTCATGTACGTGGCGGAGCCGGGGTCGCGGGCCCAGACGGCGCTCGGCGCACTCGCAGGTCGCGGCCTGGTCGGCGGCGGACCAGGCGGGTATGGGCCGCTGTCGCGGAACTGA
- a CDS encoding SDR family oxidoreductase, with protein MTTTTTIASQTTSSARPLTGRVAVVTGASSGIGEATADLLAAQGAHVALLARRGDRLAEHVARIEAAGGTALAVPSDVTEPVSIADAATRVRERFGHVDLVVNNAGLALPDLLGQAAGTNWQRMIEVNVTGAWAVVDAFVPDLLAAAADRGHADLVTISSVAAQTVLPGFGGYAASKAALSHLSRNLRTQLAPSDVRVTTIEPGAVDTELRDHIDDPAISAAVQEAMDSIEKIPSGADVAELIAFAVSRPRHVNLSQISVLPSREV; from the coding sequence ATGACCACCACGACCACGATTGCGTCGCAGACCACCTCGTCCGCCCGGCCCCTTACTGGCAGGGTGGCGGTTGTGACCGGAGCCTCCAGTGGCATAGGCGAGGCCACCGCGGATCTGCTGGCCGCGCAAGGAGCCCACGTCGCCCTGCTGGCCCGGCGCGGTGATCGCCTGGCCGAGCACGTGGCGCGCATCGAAGCGGCTGGCGGCACCGCGCTCGCCGTCCCGTCGGATGTGACCGAGCCCGTCTCGATCGCGGACGCCGCTACCCGCGTCCGGGAACGCTTCGGCCATGTCGACCTCGTCGTCAACAACGCGGGCCTCGCCCTGCCCGACCTCCTCGGCCAGGCCGCCGGTACCAACTGGCAGCGCATGATCGAGGTGAACGTCACCGGTGCCTGGGCCGTCGTGGACGCCTTCGTGCCGGACCTGCTCGCTGCGGCGGCCGACCGGGGCCACGCGGACCTGGTGACCATCTCGTCCGTGGCCGCGCAGACCGTCCTGCCCGGCTTCGGCGGCTACGCCGCGAGCAAGGCCGCCCTCAGTCACCTCTCCCGCAACCTGCGCACCCAACTCGCCCCCAGCGACGTACGGGTGACCACCATCGAGCCGGGCGCCGTCGACACCGAACTGCGCGACCACATCGACGATCCCGCCATCAGCGCCGCCGTTCAGGAAGCCATGGACTCCATTGAGAAGATCCCCAGCGGGGCCGACGTCGCCGAACTGATCGCCTTCGCCGTCAGCCGCCCCCGCCACGTCAACCTGTCGCAGATCTCCGTCCTGCCGTCACGCGAGGTCTGA
- a CDS encoding FAD-dependent oxidoreductase, translating to MPSHSTPAPRVAVVGGGLGGLACARVLQRHGRSVTVFESEVSADARPQGGTLDMHAGTGQAAIRAAGLYERFQALARPEGQEMRLLDHTAAVLEHHHPAEGDESRPEIDRGQLRGLYLDSLAPGTVRWGRAVTAVTPLGGGTSRLHFADGDSEDFDLVVGADGAWSRVRPALSPAAPVYTGVTFTETALDDCDTRHPRIAELVGDGLLMAKGPGKGLFAQRNSNGHIRVYVALRAPHDWHAAAGLDLDDAEAVRAHLLRLFDGWDESLLALIRDSDRGFTDRPLYALPVPHTWRHVPGITLLGDAAHVMPPLGLGANLAMLDGTELATALLTEPTVDDAVRAYESVMLPRSADAAKACGEGLATLLPQAS from the coding sequence ATGCCCTCCCACTCCACTCCCGCCCCACGCGTCGCCGTCGTGGGCGGCGGGCTCGGCGGCCTCGCCTGCGCCCGTGTCCTCCAGCGCCACGGCCGCTCCGTCACCGTCTTCGAAAGCGAGGTGTCCGCCGACGCCCGCCCCCAGGGCGGCACGCTCGACATGCACGCCGGCACCGGCCAGGCCGCGATACGCGCCGCGGGCCTGTACGAGCGGTTCCAGGCCCTCGCCCGGCCCGAGGGGCAGGAGATGCGTCTGCTCGACCACACCGCCGCCGTCCTGGAGCACCACCACCCCGCCGAAGGCGACGAGAGCAGGCCGGAGATCGACCGGGGACAGCTGCGGGGCCTGTACCTGGACTCCCTGGCACCGGGCACCGTCCGGTGGGGCCGCGCCGTCACCGCGGTCACCCCGCTCGGCGGTGGCACCAGCCGCCTGCACTTCGCCGACGGCGACAGTGAGGACTTCGACCTCGTCGTGGGCGCCGACGGGGCGTGGTCACGCGTCCGCCCGGCCCTCTCCCCCGCCGCGCCCGTCTACACGGGCGTCACGTTCACCGAGACCGCTCTCGACGACTGCGACACGCGCCACCCCCGCATCGCCGAACTCGTCGGCGACGGCCTGCTGATGGCGAAGGGCCCCGGCAAGGGCCTGTTCGCCCAGCGCAACAGCAACGGCCACATCCGCGTCTACGTCGCCCTGCGCGCCCCGCACGACTGGCACGCCGCCGCCGGCCTGGACCTCGACGACGCCGAAGCCGTGCGCGCCCACCTCCTCAGGCTGTTCGACGGCTGGGACGAAAGCCTGCTCGCCCTCATCCGCGACAGCGACAGGGGGTTCACCGACCGGCCCCTGTACGCGCTGCCTGTCCCGCACACCTGGCGGCACGTCCCCGGCATCACCTTGCTGGGTGACGCCGCCCACGTGATGCCGCCCCTGGGCCTGGGCGCCAACCTCGCCATGCTCGACGGCACCGAGCTGGCCACCGCCCTCCTCACCGAACCGACCGTCGACGACGCCGTCCGCGCCTACGAGAGCGTCATGCTGCCGCGCTCGGCCGACGCGGCCAAGGCATGCGGAGAGGGCCTGGCCACCCTCCTGCCTCAAGCGAGCTGA
- a CDS encoding ABC transporter permease has translation MGRFVARRLLQMIPVFIGTTLLIFLMVYSLPGDPVKALFGSKAADPATVERLRHEFGLDKPLLEQYWNYLTGLFQGDFGKSFTGRPVADLMADAFPVTIRLALLAFGIELVLGISLGMLTGLKRGKLVDQLVLVLTLIVVSIPVFVIGFLTQFALGMKWKLITPTVQDSMDVGQLMVPAAVLAALSLAYVTRLTRTTVVENLRADFMRTAVAKGLPRRRVIGVHLMRNSLIPVVTFLGTDLGMLMGGAIVTEGIFNVQGVGNTLYRAIQTSEGPTVVGIVTVLVLVYLVSSLVVDLLYAVLDPRIRYA, from the coding sequence ATGGGGCGATTTGTCGCGCGGCGACTGCTCCAGATGATCCCGGTCTTCATCGGGACCACTTTGCTCATTTTCTTGATGGTCTATTCGCTGCCCGGCGACCCCGTCAAGGCACTCTTCGGAAGTAAGGCCGCCGACCCGGCGACCGTCGAAAGGCTCCGGCACGAGTTCGGGCTCGACAAGCCCCTGCTCGAGCAGTACTGGAACTACCTGACCGGTCTGTTCCAGGGCGACTTCGGCAAGAGCTTCACCGGCCGGCCGGTCGCCGACCTGATGGCCGACGCGTTCCCCGTGACCATCCGCCTGGCGCTCCTCGCGTTCGGCATCGAGCTGGTCCTCGGCATCTCGCTCGGCATGCTGACGGGCCTCAAGCGCGGCAAGCTGGTCGACCAGCTCGTGCTCGTGCTCACCCTGATCGTGGTCTCGATCCCCGTCTTCGTGATCGGCTTCCTCACCCAGTTCGCGCTGGGCATGAAGTGGAAGCTCATCACCCCGACGGTCCAGGACTCCATGGACGTCGGCCAGTTGATGGTGCCCGCCGCGGTGCTGGCGGCGCTGTCCCTCGCGTACGTCACGCGACTGACGCGGACCACGGTCGTGGAGAACCTGCGCGCCGACTTCATGCGCACGGCCGTGGCCAAGGGCCTGCCGCGGCGCCGGGTGATCGGAGTGCACCTGATGCGCAACTCCCTCATCCCCGTCGTCACGTTCCTCGGCACCGACCTCGGCATGCTGATGGGCGGCGCGATCGTCACGGAGGGCATCTTCAACGTCCAGGGCGTGGGCAACACGCTCTACCGGGCCATCCAGACCAGCGAGGGCCCGACCGTGGTCGGCATCGTGACCGTGCTCGTTCTCGTCTACCTCGTGAGCAGCCTGGTCGTCGACCTGCTGTACGCCGTCCTGGACCCGAGGATCCGCTATGCCTGA
- a CDS encoding peptide ABC transporter substrate-binding protein — MRGAKSAVWVAGAITVAMTATACGGGGSSSDDNAAVDPNGTYTYYNTEPQNTLIPSNTNETGGGYIVKNLFRGLVDFDEKGKLRNMAAESVESPDNKVFTVKLKQGWTFHNGEPMTAASFVDAWNWGANAKNAQLNSSWFADIKGYDAVHPEKGDPSADKLEGLKIVNDNEFTIELSHPVSTFKERLFYDAFFPLPKSFYKDPKGFGEHPVGNGPYMQDGDWQHKVEFKTKKFDAYKGEDKPKNGGVIFKFYNKDDAAYNDLVSDKLDVMFQVPTSVMNQYKNDLGDRAVDQMYGGNTNIAFPLYQEEWAKPEKAKVRQGLSLAIDRETIAKTALKGSKDAADGWTPKVVEGYQPNSCGEFCKFDPAKAKELIKAGGGVPGNKITITYNVDGGHKEWVDAVCNDIRQNTGVECVGDPKPTFQQVRADITEKKMTSAFRMAWVQDFPNISNFIAEQYRTGAGANDMAFSDKGLDDLMKQADEAKTVEDSNKIYHQVEAKLAEQMPSIPLFFDHTKAGYSKKVKNVKFDTFRQAIWTEVEVKK; from the coding sequence ATGCGCGGTGCCAAGAGTGCTGTCTGGGTCGCGGGTGCGATAACTGTCGCGATGACTGCGACCGCCTGTGGCGGCGGTGGAAGCAGCAGTGATGACAATGCGGCTGTTGACCCCAACGGCACCTACACGTATTACAACACCGAGCCGCAGAACACGCTGATCCCCAGCAACACCAATGAGACCGGTGGCGGCTACATCGTCAAGAACCTCTTCCGCGGCCTCGTCGACTTCGACGAGAAGGGCAAGCTGCGGAACATGGCTGCCGAGAGCGTGGAGAGCCCTGACAACAAGGTCTTCACGGTCAAGCTGAAGCAGGGCTGGACCTTCCACAACGGCGAGCCGATGACGGCCGCTTCCTTCGTGGACGCCTGGAACTGGGGCGCCAACGCCAAGAACGCGCAGCTCAACTCCTCCTGGTTCGCGGACATCAAGGGCTACGACGCCGTCCACCCGGAGAAGGGCGACCCCTCGGCCGACAAGCTCGAGGGTCTGAAGATCGTCAACGACAACGAGTTCACGATCGAGCTGTCGCACCCGGTCTCGACCTTCAAGGAGCGCCTCTTCTACGACGCGTTCTTCCCGCTCCCCAAGTCCTTCTACAAGGACCCGAAGGGGTTCGGCGAGCACCCGGTCGGCAACGGCCCGTACATGCAGGACGGCGACTGGCAGCACAAGGTCGAGTTCAAGACCAAGAAGTTCGACGCCTACAAGGGTGAGGACAAGCCCAAGAACGGCGGCGTGATCTTCAAGTTCTACAACAAGGACGACGCGGCCTACAACGACCTCGTCTCCGACAAGCTGGACGTCATGTTCCAGGTGCCGACCTCGGTCATGAACCAGTACAAGAACGACCTGGGCGACCGCGCCGTCGACCAGATGTACGGCGGCAACACCAACATCGCCTTCCCGCTGTACCAGGAGGAGTGGGCGAAGCCGGAGAAGGCCAAGGTCCGTCAGGGCCTGTCCCTGGCGATCGACCGCGAGACCATCGCCAAGACCGCCCTCAAGGGCTCGAAGGACGCGGCCGACGGCTGGACCCCGAAGGTCGTCGAGGGCTACCAGCCCAACTCCTGTGGCGAGTTCTGCAAGTTCGACCCGGCCAAGGCCAAGGAGCTGATCAAGGCCGGCGGCGGCGTCCCCGGCAACAAGATCACCATCACCTACAACGTCGACGGCGGCCACAAGGAGTGGGTCGACGCCGTCTGCAACGACATCCGCCAGAACACCGGTGTCGAGTGCGTGGGTGACCCGAAGCCGACCTTCCAGCAGGTGCGCGCCGACATCACCGAGAAGAAGATGACGAGCGCGTTCCGGATGGCCTGGGTCCAGGACTTCCCGAACATCTCCAACTTCATCGCGGAGCAGTACCGCACCGGTGCCGGCGCGAACGACATGGCGTTCAGCGACAAGGGCCTGGACGACCTGATGAAGCAGGCCGACGAGGCCAAGACCGTCGAGGACTCCAACAAGATCTACCACCAGGTCGAGGCCAAGCTCGCCGAGCAGATGCCCTCCATCCCGCTCTTCTTCGACCACACCAAGGCCGGCTACTCGAAGAAGGTGAAGAACGTCAAGTTCGACACCTTCCGCCAGGCCATCTGGACCGAGGTCGAGGTCAAGAAGTAA
- a CDS encoding TetR/AcrR family transcriptional regulator: MTDVTGPTGRRERKKAQTRRSLAEAALQLFLDRGYDQVGVKDVADAADVSVTTLFKHFPSKEALVFDQDDDREAALVAAVRDRAPGQSIPQALCAHVLRTLTKKDDPRFAEFLRMVEDTPALRDYAHRMWMRHEEAVARAVAQEIGAPENDAACAALAHFALETRALAGRYADPRRAVEEVFGLLERGWAGVRAGG, from the coding sequence GTGACTGACGTGACCGGACCGACCGGGCGCCGCGAGCGCAAGAAGGCCCAGACCCGCCGATCCCTGGCGGAGGCCGCTCTCCAGCTCTTCCTCGACCGGGGCTACGACCAGGTGGGCGTCAAGGACGTCGCCGACGCGGCCGACGTCTCGGTGACGACGCTGTTCAAGCACTTCCCGAGCAAGGAGGCCCTTGTCTTCGACCAGGACGACGACCGGGAGGCGGCGCTCGTCGCCGCGGTGCGCGACCGCGCGCCGGGCCAGTCGATTCCCCAGGCGCTGTGTGCCCACGTGCTGCGCACGTTGACGAAGAAGGACGACCCGCGGTTCGCCGAGTTCCTCCGCATGGTGGAGGACACGCCGGCGCTGCGCGACTACGCCCACCGCATGTGGATGCGCCACGAGGAGGCGGTGGCCCGGGCCGTCGCCCAGGAGATCGGCGCCCCCGAGAACGACGCCGCCTGCGCGGCCCTGGCCCACTTCGCCCTGGAAACCCGCGCCCTCGCGGGACGCTACGCGGATCCGCGGCGCGCGGTGGAGGAGGTCTTCGGCTTGCTGGAGCGGGGGTGGGCGGGGGTGCGGGCTGGGGGCTGA
- a CDS encoding winged helix-turn-helix transcriptional regulator: MSAGHTAVTTPVAGEPVITCETPQDECGVRDVLDRLGDKWSVYVVVELAAGVLRFKELQRAIPGDISQRMLTLTVRRLERDGLVKRTVHPTIPPQVEYELTDMGHSLTHLVKTLADWSIAHRPAIAAARETWDAAHPDSDVR; this comes from the coding sequence ATGTCAGCAGGGCACACCGCGGTAACCACCCCGGTGGCCGGCGAGCCGGTGATCACGTGCGAGACGCCGCAGGACGAGTGCGGGGTCCGGGACGTGCTGGACCGGCTCGGCGACAAGTGGTCCGTCTACGTCGTCGTCGAACTCGCCGCCGGGGTCCTGCGTTTCAAGGAACTCCAGCGGGCGATCCCCGGCGACATCTCCCAGCGCATGCTCACGCTCACGGTCCGCCGCCTGGAGCGTGACGGGCTGGTGAAGCGCACCGTCCACCCCACGATCCCGCCGCAGGTCGAGTACGAGCTGACGGATATGGGCCACAGCCTGACTCACCTCGTCAAGACGCTGGCGGACTGGTCGATCGCCCACCGCCCGGCCATCGCCGCGGCACGCGAGACGTGGGACGCGGCACACCCGGACTCGGACGTCCGCTGA
- a CDS encoding ABC transporter ATP-binding protein, translated as MAETGKKDEAVAEATPNVSEVEVSDASTTAEVEAVLDAPVERGEPILQVRNLVKHFPLTQGILFKKQVGAVKAVDGVSFDLYQGETLGIVGESGCGKSTVAKLLMTLETATSGEVFYKGQDITKLSGRALKAVRRNIQMVFQDPYTSLNPRMTVGDIIGEPFDIHPEVAPKGDRRKRVRELLDVVGLNPEYINRYPHQFSGGQRQRIGIARGLALNPEIIICDEPVSALDVSVQAQVINLMEKLQDEFNLSYLFIAHDLSIVRHISDRVGVMYLGKMAEIGTDAAIYDHPTHPYTQALLSAVPVPDPDAREGRERIILTGDVPSPANPPSGCRFRTRCWKAQDKCAEEVPLLAVPEVFVGKKTPAAHESACHFAEEKQVVGAA; from the coding sequence ATGGCTGAGACCGGCAAGAAGGACGAGGCCGTGGCCGAGGCGACGCCGAACGTCTCCGAGGTGGAGGTCAGCGACGCGAGCACGACCGCCGAGGTGGAGGCCGTCCTGGACGCCCCCGTCGAGCGCGGCGAGCCGATCCTTCAGGTGCGCAACCTGGTCAAGCACTTCCCGCTCACCCAGGGCATCCTCTTCAAGAAGCAGGTCGGCGCGGTCAAGGCCGTCGACGGCGTCTCCTTCGACCTCTACCAGGGCGAGACGCTGGGCATCGTCGGCGAGTCCGGCTGTGGCAAGTCCACGGTCGCCAAGCTGCTGATGACCCTGGAGACGGCCACGTCGGGTGAGGTCTTCTACAAGGGCCAGGACATCACCAAGCTGTCCGGGCGCGCGCTGAAGGCCGTCCGCCGGAACATCCAGATGGTCTTCCAGGACCCGTACACGTCGCTGAACCCGCGCATGACGGTCGGCGACATCATCGGGGAGCCCTTCGACATCCACCCCGAGGTGGCTCCGAAGGGCGACCGGCGCAAGCGCGTCCGGGAGCTCCTGGACGTCGTGGGCCTCAACCCGGAGTACATCAACCGCTACCCGCACCAGTTCTCGGGCGGTCAGCGGCAGCGCATCGGCATCGCGCGCGGCCTGGCGCTGAACCCGGAGATCATCATCTGCGACGAGCCCGTCTCGGCGCTCGACGTGTCGGTGCAGGCGCAGGTCATCAACCTGATGGAGAAGCTCCAGGACGAGTTCAACCTCTCCTACCTCTTCATCGCGCACGACCTGTCCATCGTGCGGCACATCTCCGACCGGGTCGGCGTGATGTACCTCGGCAAGATGGCCGAGATCGGTACGGACGCGGCGATCTACGACCACCCGACGCACCCGTACACGCAGGCGCTGCTGTCGGCCGTCCCGGTCCCCGACCCGGACGCCCGAGAGGGCCGCGAGCGGATCATCCTCACCGGCGACGTCCCGTCCCCGGCGAACCCGCCGTCCGGCTGCCGCTTCCGCACCCGCTGCTGGAAGGCGCAGGACAAGTGCGCCGAGGAGGTGCCGCTGCTGGCGGTGCCGGAGGTCTTCGTGGGGAAGAAGACGCCGGCCGCGCACGAGTCGGCGTGCCACTTCGCGGAGGAGAAGCAGGTGGTGGGCGCGGCGTAG
- a CDS encoding NAD(P)H-binding protein, with translation MILVTGATGALGQLVAEKLAARDDVVLGTRSPRSGAERRVDFDDPASLDFTGVDTLLLISAGYGEDDAVIARHEAAVSAAERGGVRHVVYTSLSGDGDHLAYALAHRWTERRLRRSSLEWTILRNGLYAEFLAAVAAPGPDGTIAAPLGEGRLAAVAREDLAEVAARVVTDPRRHAGRVYELVGEQPLGGADLAAAVGGSYEPGGLAATREAVIAAGQALPFQVPMLVGTYSAIAGGFLDGTAIEHNSLRELLGREPQSALKVYAAAVAQSARAS, from the coding sequence ATGATCCTGGTCACCGGTGCCACAGGCGCACTCGGGCAGCTCGTCGCCGAGAAGCTGGCGGCGCGCGACGACGTGGTGCTGGGCACCCGCTCGCCCCGCTCCGGCGCCGAGCGCCGCGTCGACTTCGACGACCCCGCGTCGCTCGACTTCACCGGCGTGGACACGCTGCTGCTGATCTCCGCCGGATACGGCGAGGACGACGCCGTCATCGCCCGCCACGAGGCGGCCGTGTCCGCCGCCGAGCGTGGGGGCGTACGGCACGTCGTCTACACCAGCCTCAGCGGTGACGGCGACCACCTGGCGTACGCGCTCGCCCACCGCTGGACCGAGCGCCGGCTCCGGCGGAGCTCCCTGGAGTGGACGATCCTGCGCAACGGCCTGTACGCCGAGTTCCTCGCCGCCGTCGCCGCCCCGGGCCCCGACGGGACCATCGCCGCGCCGCTGGGTGAGGGGCGTCTGGCCGCCGTCGCCCGGGAGGACCTCGCGGAGGTGGCGGCCCGGGTCGTCACCGACCCGCGGCGGCACGCGGGACGGGTGTACGAACTGGTCGGCGAGCAGCCCCTGGGCGGCGCCGACCTGGCGGCGGCGGTCGGCGGCTCGTACGAGCCCGGTGGGCTCGCCGCCACCAGGGAGGCCGTCATCGCGGCCGGACAGGCCCTGCCCTTCCAGGTGCCGATGCTCGTGGGCACGTACTCCGCGATAGCGGGCGGCTTCCTGGACGGCACGGCCATCGAGCACAACTCCTTGCGCGAACTGCTGGGCCGCGAACCGCAGTCCGCCCTGAAGGTGTACGCGGCCGCGGTGGCGCAGAGCGCCCGGGCCTCGTAG
- a CDS encoding GntR family transcriptional regulator has product MIEFAPDIPRWRQVAEVIRQRIKDGTYPPRTRVPSVLQLTEEFGIATMTAHKVHRGLREQGLIYTEPGLGSFVSAKPDA; this is encoded by the coding sequence GTGATCGAATTCGCTCCTGACATCCCACGCTGGCGTCAAGTGGCCGAAGTGATCCGCCAGCGCATCAAGGACGGGACCTACCCGCCCCGCACACGCGTGCCGTCGGTTCTCCAGCTCACCGAGGAGTTCGGCATCGCGACCATGACGGCGCACAAGGTGCACCGAGGCCTGCGCGAGCAGGGCCTCATCTACACCGAACCCGGGCTTGGCTCGTTCGTCTCGGCGAAGCCTGACGCCTGA
- a CDS encoding ABC transporter permease: MPEKTLTPEAPGPESVVLAAPETVQNKPRSLGQDAWRELRSSPLFWISSGLLVLFIFMAAFPSVFTDVDPRHADLRNHFLGKPNWTHFFQEDWFGYNIQGQSVYARTVYGARASIIVGICVTLAVTILGGLVGMLAGYFGGWVDALLSRVTDIFFGIPLLLGGLVTLQAFTHRTVWTVVFGLTLFGWMQIARVMRGAVITQKQADFVTAARALGAGTGRILFRHILPNAIGPVIVVSTIALGGYISTEATLSYLGIGLQDPVISWGVDISDAQKNLRDAPHNLLVPATFLSLTVLAFILLGDAVRDALDPKLR; this comes from the coding sequence ATGCCTGAGAAGACCTTGACGCCCGAGGCCCCCGGGCCGGAGTCCGTTGTCCTGGCCGCGCCGGAGACCGTGCAGAACAAGCCCCGCAGCCTCGGCCAGGACGCCTGGCGCGAGCTGCGCAGCAGCCCGCTGTTCTGGATCTCCTCCGGGCTGCTGGTGCTGTTCATCTTCATGGCGGCCTTCCCGAGCGTGTTCACCGACGTGGACCCGCGCCACGCCGACCTGCGGAACCACTTCCTCGGCAAGCCGAACTGGACGCACTTCTTCCAGGAGGACTGGTTCGGCTACAACATCCAGGGCCAGAGCGTCTACGCCCGTACGGTCTACGGCGCCCGCGCCTCGATCATCGTCGGCATCTGCGTGACGCTCGCCGTCACGATCCTCGGTGGCCTCGTCGGCATGCTCGCCGGCTACTTCGGTGGCTGGGTGGACGCCCTGCTGTCCCGCGTCACGGACATCTTCTTCGGCATCCCGCTGCTGCTCGGCGGTCTGGTCACGCTGCAGGCGTTCACCCACCGCACCGTGTGGACGGTGGTGTTCGGCCTCACGCTCTTCGGCTGGATGCAGATCGCGCGCGTCATGCGCGGTGCCGTCATCACGCAGAAGCAGGCGGACTTCGTGACGGCAGCACGCGCACTCGGCGCGGGCACCGGCCGCATCCTGTTCCGGCACATCCTGCCGAACGCGATCGGCCCGGTGATCGTCGTCTCGACCATCGCGCTCGGCGGCTACATCTCCACCGAGGCGACCCTGTCCTACCTGGGCATCGGTCTTCAGGACCCGGTCATCTCCTGGGGTGTGGACATCTCGGACGCACAGAAGAACCTGCGTGACGCCCCGCACAACCTGCTGGTCCCGGCCACGTTCCTGAGCCTGACCGTGCTCGCGTTCATCCTGCTCGGCGACGCGGTGCGCGACGCCCTCGACCCCAAGCTGCGCTGA